The Chloroflexota bacterium genome contains a region encoding:
- a CDS encoding cyclic-di-AMP receptor — translation MKLFIIIVQQQDADGLAELMRDADLRFTRIDSAGGFLQQGNVTFLTGVDDERIGELMALIKRGATTRVQMVSPIPAMVEPGELAVPYPAEVQVGGATIFGFDVERFEPL, via the coding sequence GTGAAGCTTTTCATCATCATCGTGCAACAGCAGGACGCCGACGGGCTGGCGGAGCTGATGCGCGACGCCGACCTCCGCTTTACCCGCATCGATTCGGCGGGCGGCTTTCTGCAACAGGGCAATGTGACGTTCCTGACCGGCGTCGACGACGAGCGCATCGGCGAGCTGATGGCCCTGATCAAGCGCGGGGCCACCACCCGTGTGCAGATGGTGAGCCCCATCCCCGCCATGGTCGAACCCGGCGAGCTAGCGGTGCCCTATCCGGCGGAGGTCCAAGTCGGAGGCGCGACGATCTTTGGCTTCGACGTGGAGCGGTTCGAGCCGCTCTAG
- a CDS encoding methyltransferase domain-containing protein, translated as MSTPDPYAAIAELYAAEHDDWDDDLPMYAHLAERAGGPILDLACGTARVGTALAAAGFAVHGIDASPALLAIARRRAEERGLEIELEPGDMRRLSSRVRFGAVFCALDSFLHLESTQDQLDTLESVNDVLEPGGILAVDVFNPTLDRLAAWDGVLRTQGSFTDAEGMTVTHFVSWEVDPGAQRIDALHIYDTLDGDGRVQRRVSRMPLRYVHRFELELALRCAGFERIETYGTWALDPYDGEGDRLIAVATKALD; from the coding sequence GTGAGCACACCCGATCCCTACGCGGCCATTGCCGAGCTCTATGCGGCCGAGCATGACGACTGGGACGACGATCTCCCGATGTACGCCCACCTGGCGGAGCGCGCCGGCGGACCGATTCTGGACCTGGCGTGCGGCACGGCGCGCGTGGGCACGGCTTTGGCGGCGGCTGGATTCGCGGTGCACGGCATCGACGCGTCGCCGGCGCTCCTCGCCATCGCCCGCCGACGAGCGGAGGAGCGTGGCCTGGAGATCGAGCTCGAGCCGGGCGACATGCGGCGCTTGTCGTCGCGCGTCCGCTTTGGCGCGGTGTTCTGCGCGCTGGACTCATTCCTGCACTTGGAATCGACCCAGGATCAGCTCGACACGCTGGAAAGTGTGAACGACGTGCTCGAGCCGGGCGGCATCCTGGCCGTCGACGTCTTCAATCCCACGCTCGATCGGCTGGCGGCGTGGGACGGCGTGCTGCGGACCCAAGGCAGCTTCACGGATGCCGAGGGAATGACGGTCACGCACTTCGTGTCGTGGGAGGTCGACCCCGGCGCGCAACGCATCGACGCCCTGCACATCTACGACACGCTCGATGGCGACGGCCGCGTGCAGCGACGCGTGAGCCGCATGCCCCTGCGCTACGTACATCGATTCGAGCTGGAGTTGGCCCTGCGCTGCGCCGGATTCGAGCGGATCGAAACCTACGGCACCTGGGCGCTCGATCCCTACGACGGCGAAGGCGACCGCCTCATCGCGGTGGCGACCAAGGCGCTGGATTAG
- the tmk gene encoding dTMP kinase — protein sequence MTVDGRRRGLFIAFEGPEGSGKSTQAQLLAQRLRWAGLDVLLTREPGGTDFGERLRELMLDERSLPDMQPRVQALLMLAARAQHVAERIRPWLRSRGVVICDRFSGSTIAYQGAGFGLDTRTLDAMNRFAAFGVRPDLTVLLDLDVRLGLARSYRQRGDDWEKAGGMNAEKLDFHTRVRNSYLDQAIWQDWKVLDASRPRDELHVAVWHIAAQQIATRKLRVADAVQPPLPLGGQSEALALDAWRKALVNAGMLQPLTAVQPPLPLGAWGEELALEAWKDALASAGMLPPAIPQQRTLPLDVSLEWSPEPPTDQAGPA from the coding sequence GTGACCGTCGACGGCCGGCGGCGCGGGCTGTTCATCGCCTTCGAAGGGCCCGAAGGCAGCGGCAAATCCACCCAGGCGCAGCTGCTGGCTCAGCGACTGCGATGGGCTGGACTTGACGTGCTGCTGACCCGCGAGCCCGGAGGAACCGATTTCGGTGAACGGTTGCGGGAGCTGATGTTGGATGAACGGTCGTTGCCGGACATGCAACCGCGGGTGCAAGCACTTCTTATGCTCGCGGCGCGTGCCCAGCACGTCGCCGAGCGCATCCGTCCGTGGCTGCGAAGTCGGGGCGTAGTGATTTGCGACCGTTTCTCGGGGTCGACAATCGCCTATCAGGGAGCTGGTTTCGGCCTCGACACCAGAACTCTGGATGCGATGAACAGGTTTGCAGCGTTTGGCGTGCGTCCAGACTTGACGGTGCTATTGGACCTGGATGTGCGGCTCGGTCTTGCGCGCAGCTATCGACAGCGCGGCGACGATTGGGAGAAGGCCGGCGGTATGAACGCGGAGAAACTAGATTTTCACACCCGCGTGCGGAACAGCTATCTGGATCAAGCAATATGGCAGGACTGGAAGGTGCTCGACGCTTCGAGGCCGCGGGATGAGTTGCATGTAGCTGTTTGGCACATCGCAGCTCAGCAGATCGCCACGCGCAAACTGCGTGTAGCGGATGCGGTACAGCCCCCGCTTCCATTGGGAGGGCAGAGTGAGGCGTTGGCGCTCGATGCGTGGAGGAAAGCACTGGTTAACGCCGGCATGCTGCAACCATTGACCGCAGTGCAGCCTCCGCTGCCATTGGGGGCATGGGGCGAGGAGTTGGCGCTCGAAGCATGGAAAGACGCACTAGCTAGCGCAGGCATGCTGCCGCCCGCAATTCCACAACAGCGCACCCTGCCACTGGATGTGTCTCTGGAGTGGTCCCCCGAGCCGCCGACTGATCAAGCCGGTCCCGCGTGA
- a CDS encoding pyridoxal phosphate-dependent aminotransferase, with product MGRLGTETAFAVLARARQLEAQGRDVIHLEIGEPDFDTPANIIEAAKRALDDGFTHYGPSAGLPETRAAIASHVGETRGIVVDPDEVVVTPGAKPIMYFAITALCGPGDEVLYPDPGFPIYESVVDFVGATPVPLALRPEREFRLDLDELRDKLSPRTKLLILNSPQNPTGGVLEPTDIRAIGELLVDHDAYVLSDEIYCRIMYGEIEHASIAAEPGMRDRTIILDGFSKTYAMTGWRMGYGVMPADLASAFSQLQTNITSCTASFIQIAGIEALQGPQDAAAEMVAEFKARRDQVVDGLNAIPGVSCQRPAGAFYVFPQLSGFDRDADEIAAGLLDEAGVAVLAGSAFGDVGRDSLRLSYANSRENLREGVRRMSDWLAGARA from the coding sequence ATGGGGCGGCTGGGCACCGAGACGGCATTCGCCGTGCTGGCTCGCGCCCGACAGCTCGAAGCCCAGGGCCGCGACGTCATTCACCTCGAAATCGGTGAGCCGGATTTCGACACCCCCGCCAACATTATCGAAGCCGCCAAGCGCGCGCTCGATGACGGATTCACCCACTACGGCCCCTCGGCCGGGCTGCCCGAAACTCGCGCCGCCATCGCCTCCCACGTCGGCGAGACCCGGGGCATCGTCGTCGATCCCGACGAGGTCGTCGTCACCCCGGGCGCCAAGCCGATCATGTATTTCGCCATCACGGCGCTGTGCGGGCCCGGCGATGAAGTGCTCTATCCCGACCCCGGCTTCCCCATCTACGAGTCGGTCGTCGACTTCGTCGGCGCGACCCCGGTACCGCTGGCATTGCGCCCGGAGCGCGAGTTCCGGCTCGACCTCGATGAGCTGCGTGACAAGCTCTCGCCGCGCACCAAGCTGCTGATTCTCAACTCGCCCCAAAACCCGACCGGCGGCGTGCTGGAGCCCACCGACATCCGGGCCATTGGCGAGCTGCTGGTCGATCACGACGCCTACGTGCTCTCCGACGAGATCTACTGCCGCATCATGTACGGGGAGATCGAGCACGCGTCCATCGCCGCCGAACCCGGCATGCGCGACCGCACGATCATCCTCGACGGTTTTTCCAAGACCTATGCCATGACCGGCTGGCGCATGGGCTACGGCGTCATGCCGGCCGATCTCGCCTCCGCCTTCTCGCAGTTGCAGACGAACATCACCAGCTGCACGGCCAGCTTCATTCAGATCGCCGGCATCGAGGCTCTGCAGGGACCGCAGGACGCTGCCGCGGAAATGGTCGCCGAGTTCAAGGCGCGCCGCGACCAGGTCGTCGACGGCCTCAACGCCATCCCCGGCGTGTCGTGCCAGCGGCCAGCAGGTGCCTTTTACGTATTTCCGCAGCTCTCGGGCTTCGATCGCGACGCGGACGAGATCGCCGCCGGGCTCCTGGACGAGGCAGGTGTGGCCGTGCTGGCCGGCAGCGCGTTCGGCGACGTGGGGCGCGACTCGCTGCGGCTGTCCTACGCCAACTCGCGGGAGAACCTGCGGGAGGGCGTCAGGCGCATGTCCGACTGGCTGGCCGGCGCCCGAGCCTGA
- a CDS encoding GNAT family N-acetyltransferase encodes MPHSEATDSGSSAPAARRMRSEDVDSVAHVLTQAFAPPPGTSPPGPRTLVSNHLADRWHAQCAGSWVVDAPGFGPVGAVFAVVEPDVGWIGGLGVHPAYRGVGVGRALTTAALGFLDDAGCAMVGLEASPNDGVALGAYARRGLRLVDVTLRLRASAAALATSGVAVELEVRSVPKATALDGPALVEPGGSRTAPTSSDERLESDPSRAAEDRVELHAAVPLSGAAFAVVGPGTCLVCDPEAVPAGEVLEARLGSLGRDGHSVAAACRGLGRLAVTRQLRYVELDLAVGSGAGLAEVSRLGFQTVASTVRLARPAAAYRRESDDGLEIGRWSL; translated from the coding sequence GTGCCGCATTCCGAGGCCACGGACTCCGGGTCGAGCGCGCCGGCGGCGCGGCGCATGCGGTCGGAGGACGTGGACTCGGTAGCGCACGTGCTCACGCAGGCGTTCGCGCCGCCGCCCGGCACGAGCCCTCCGGGACCGCGCACGCTGGTTTCCAACCACCTGGCCGATCGCTGGCACGCCCAGTGCGCCGGGTCGTGGGTGGTGGACGCGCCCGGATTTGGCCCCGTGGGCGCGGTCTTCGCCGTGGTCGAACCGGATGTCGGGTGGATCGGGGGACTCGGGGTTCATCCGGCATATCGCGGCGTGGGCGTGGGACGCGCGCTGACGACGGCGGCGCTTGGGTTCCTGGACGATGCCGGCTGCGCCATGGTTGGACTGGAAGCGTCGCCGAACGATGGCGTGGCGCTGGGCGCCTATGCGCGGCGCGGCCTGCGTCTGGTGGACGTCACGCTGCGCCTGCGGGCGAGCGCCGCGGCGCTGGCGACATCGGGCGTGGCTGTCGAACTCGAGGTTCGGTCGGTGCCCAAGGCAACGGCGTTGGATGGACCCGCGCTGGTCGAGCCGGGCGGTTCGCGAACCGCCCCTACTTCCTCGGATGAGAGGTTGGAATCCGATCCCTCACGCGCTGCTGAGGACCGCGTGGAGCTTCACGCGGCGGTACCGCTGTCGGGGGCCGCTTTCGCGGTTGTGGGGCCGGGTACATGCCTTGTGTGTGATCCCGAGGCCGTCCCCGCTGGCGAAGTCCTGGAGGCGCGGCTCGGGTCCTTGGGCCGCGACGGTCACTCGGTCGCGGCCGCGTGCCGTGGCCTCGGGCGCCTGGCCGTGACCAGGCAGTTGCGTTATGTCGAGTTGGATCTTGCGGTGGGGTCGGGAGCGGGGCTGGCCGAGGTGTCGCGCCTCGGATTTCAAACAGTCGCCAGCACGGTCCGGCTGGCCCGGCCGGCGGCGGCCTACCGCCGGGAATCGGACGATGGGCTGGAGATCGGGCGCTGGTCGCTTTAG